TAGCCGATTTTGATCCTGCGGATCAACCTGAGCAGTTCAAGTGTTCACAACTGTTTGATGAACCGGGGTTGGGGATTGTTGACTCTAACCTTTCAGTCTGGGGCACATATTTACATGGGCTGTTTGATAACGGGCCATGGCGGCGCAGTTGGCTGAATCGTCTTCGTCAGCGTCGTGGTCTTCAGTCTTTACCAACGGGAATTGCTAACTATCGAGAACAACGAGAGGCTCTGCTAGATAATTTGGCAAATTCTGTAGAGTCCTATCTCAATCTGTCAACATTGCTGAGCTAGAGTATGGTTGGGCATCGCACGCAAGAGCATCTCTAAAGCACTAGAACTGCTCTAAGCATCACACCTAAGCCCTTAAGGTCTAGATATTAAGTTGCTAACTCTAATGAACCAATGACAATTCACGTGAGATTTTTGCCGGATGATGTAGTAGCGGTAGCGCAGCCGGGTGAACTTTTGCTGAAAGTAGCAGAACGCGCAGGTTTATCAATTCCTACGGGCTGTTTGATGGGATCTTGCCATGCCTGTGAGGTAGAAATTGAAGGCA
The DNA window shown above is from Cyanobacteriota bacterium and carries:
- a CDS encoding (2Fe-2S)-binding protein; translation: MTIHVRFLPDDVVAVAQPGELLLKVAERAGLSIPTGCLMGSCHACEVEIEGIGEVCSCISSVPDNMSEVMVHLFSDPNW